From a single Ammospiza nelsoni isolate bAmmNel1 chromosome 11, bAmmNel1.pri, whole genome shotgun sequence genomic region:
- the CCDC51 gene encoding mitochondrial potassium channel produces the protein MGPMKYKSSVSSVSCGLQYHHSLLKWSPKVNLHVVRTYCPSAPKRPEAKSAVEMALGLLHRITESGTAMGKNSLQKVSATCRNWWDRYEEFVGINEVREAQGKVTEAENVFMIARGIVREARENVEAQQIKLKEIRDRLDRVSRDDTQYLELATLEHRLLQEEKRYRAAYLNAEESEREKFSLFSAAVRESHEKERTRAEKTKNWSIIGSVLGAVIGVLGSTYVNRVRLQELKVLVLEAQKGPVNLQEAIKEQASSHYLQQKDLSDVIEDLKKVLQTTASKGGKEGALLTRETRNDSIKIDSLLMPLNEQLNYIKQVSSCLGSLQQQFNSLQESITRVLSELQSVRVAIQSRPTERVMPRPAGEGKGQAAAVRDVILELCDTERRLETQIKRSSIYSTALTCAMFAITLPVLYIILKGN, from the exons ATGGGGCCTATGAAATACAAATCAAGTGTATCCTCAGTGTCCTGTGGTCTGCAGTATCACCATTCATTGCTGAAATGGAGTCCCAAAGTGAATTTACATGTGGTGAGGACTTACTGCCCATCGGCGCCCAAGAGGCCCGAAGCCAAGTCTGCAGTGGAAATGGCCTTGGGTCTCCTTCATCGCATCACAGAATCTGGGACTGCTATGGGGAAAAACTCCCTCCAGAAAGTGTCTGCAACGTGCAGGAATTGGTGGGACAGATACGAAGAATTTGTTGGAATCAATGAAGTTCGAGAGGCTCAGGGAAAAGTGACAGAG GCAGAAAATGTCTTTATGATAGCTCGAGGGATAGTTCGAGAGGCTCGTGAAAATGTAGAAGCCCAACAGATTAAACTGAAGGAAATTCGGGATCGCTTAGACAGGGTCTCTCGGGATGACACCCAGTATTTAGAACTGGCTACTCTGGAACACAGGTTGCTGCAG GAAGAGAAGAGGTACCGAGCTGCATATTTAAATGCAGAAGAATCTGAGAGAGAAAAGttctctctcttctctgcaGCTGTCAGGGAAAGCCACGAGAAGGAACGCACAAGAgctgaaaaaacaaagaactgGTCTATtattggctctgtgctgggagctgttaTAGGTGTTCTTGGTTCCACCTATGTCAATCGTGTAAGGCTGCAAGAATTGAAGGTCTTGGTGCTTGAAGCACAGAAGGGCCCAGTAAATTTACAAGAAGCCATCAAAGAACAGGCCTCCAGCCATTACTTGCAGCAGAAAGATCTCAGTGATGTCATAGAAGACCTAAAAAAGGTGCTGCAAACAACAGCATCGAAGGGAGGGAAAGAAGGGGCTTTGTTAACTAGGGAAACCAGGAATGACTCCATAAAAATAGATTCtcttttaatgcctttaaatGAGCAGCTAAACTACATTAAACAAGTCAGTTCATGTCTGGGGAGTTTACAGCAGCAGTTTAACAGTCTGCAGGAAAGCATCACACGGGTGCTGTCGGAGCTGCAGAGTGTCAGAGTGGCCATCCAGTCCCGACCTACAGAAAGAGTGATGCCAAGGCCTGCAGGGGAGGGCAagggccaggctgctgctgtgagagaTGTGATTCTGGAGCTGTGTGATACCGAGCGGAGACTGGAAACACAAATCAAGAGAAGTTCTATTTACAGCACTGCACTGACATGTGCTATGTTTGCCATTACTCTGCCTGTACTCTATATCATCCTGAAAGGGAACTGA
- the CCDC174 gene encoding coiled-coil domain-containing protein 174 isoform X1, producing the protein MDRRKKPLDVAASSLVDLKAELFRKQEEFKKEKLLKDAGVFAKPRTSNKKPSIWTKQNTGVVNRAAKDVEQKAEEQDILDKSRKKLEEKAKLYEKMTKGDFPDEETEDLYLVDFTQKIIDKQHEVQELQQSEAAGRTSERDTDEEETQPEADIPPPEDPDEEWVDYVDFLGRSRRCMKKDLPSLLKMDQELQGKRQEPDGNTLLSEDMRRELQRQQWEKEEEEALRKPMGPIHYEDIRENEARQLGVGYFAFSRDQELRHKQRATLDMLREQTLDQRNKREQLKEKRKAALDARLSKLRARKIKKLREAGLEEEAEKLENGEVKGAAEEPEPPRVTAASRKVEVIIQERRDTKPGVPYVREWDKGKELMFGQWEKKQEELRDERDPEFAPPSDYFLGQKKDDYLRSRNLNSSETSSEKLETERAQNPQRPSVPGGSGSSTGDVPLSPQPSNSSIPVEPGSAEPSGRDTQGVSSAEDDSSDDEDVPPPAQAFGFGARGVPPPLRGYGYSARAVPPPMPAYSYGTAQVPFPVQAYGYGAPAMVPPMHGYGYGTPDVPFAMQAYGYGTQGVPPGMQTCSCSAQGVPPGMQTCGCSAQDVPPGMHTCSCSAQDVPPGTQVCDLSSQDVPPGIHTCGCSSQEVPPGTHTCGCSSQEVPPGTHTCDCSSQEMPPGTDTCDSSTQDVPPGTEDSGCSTQDMAPPAQTDSSDTPNQEPLYQSLDDMLSYYRQVT; encoded by the exons AAACCAAGTATCTGGACCAAGCAGAACACGGGAGTTGTAAATCGAGCTGCGAAAGATGTTGAGCAGAAGGCAGAAGAGCAGGATATATTGGATAAATCAAG gaagaagcttgaagagaaagcaaagctgTATGAGAAAATGACAAAAGGGGACTTCCCAG ATGAAGAAACTGAGGATTTGTACCTGGTGGATTTCACTCAGAAGATCATAGACAAACAGCACGAAGTACAGGAGCTACAGCAGAGTGAAGCTGCTGGGAGGACTTCAGAAAGAGACACAGATGAGGAGGAAACTCAGCCTGAAGCAGACATTCCACCACCAGAGGACCCGGATGAGGAATG GGTTGATTATGTTGATTTCTTGGGCCGATCTAGACGCTGCATGAAGAAGGATTTACCAAGTTTACTTAAAATGGATCAGGAACTTCAAGGGAAAAG acAAGAACCTGATGGGAATACTCTGTTATCTGAAGACATGAGAAGAGAACttcagaggcagcagtgggaaaaggaagaggaagaagccCTCAGAAAACCCATGGGACCCATACATTATGAGGACATTCGAGAAAATG AGGCCAGGCAGCTCGGTGTTGGTTACTTTGCCTTTTCTCGGGACCAAGAGCTCAGGCATAAACAACGGGCAACCCTGGATATGCTGAGGGAGCAG ACACTTGATCAGAGAAATAAACGTGAGCAGctgaaagagaagaggaaagcagctctaGATGCAAGGCTGTCCAAACTCCGAGCACGGAAGATTAAAAAGTTAAGGGAAGCTGGATTAgaggaagaggcagaaaaacTGGAGAATGGAG AGGTGAAAGGTGCTGCTGAGGAACCAGAACCTCCAAGAGTTACTGCAGCAAGTAGGAAGGTGGAGGTCATCATCCAGGAGAGGAGAGACACAAAGCCTGGAGTGCCTTATGTCCGAGAGTGGGATAAAGGCAAAG AGCTGATGTTTGGACAAtgggaaaagaaacaggaagaaCTTAGAGATGAGCGAGACCCAGAATTTGCACCACCTTCTGATTACTTTTTGGGACAAAAGAAAGATGATTATCTCCGAAGTCGGAATTTGAACAGTTCTGAAACCTCCTCTGAAAAACTGGAAACAGAGAGAGCACAAAACCCACAGAGGCCATCGGTGCCAgggggcagtggcagcagcactggagatGTGCCACTGTCACCACAGCCTTCCAACAGCAGCATTCCAGTTGAGCCaggctcagcagagcccagtgGCCGTGACACTCAGGGCGTGTCATCAGCAGAGGATGACAGCAGCGATGACGAGGACGTGCCACCACCAGCACAGGCTTTTGGCTTCGGTGCCCGAGGTGTGCCACCCCCACTGCGGGGTTACGGCTACAGTgcccgggctgtgcccccaCCCATGCCAGCCTACAGCTATGGCACTGCCCAGGTGCCCTTCCCAGTGCAGGCCTATGGCTATGGGGCACCAGCAATGGTGCCACCAATGCATGGGTACGGCTATGGCACTCCTGACGTGCCCTTTGCAATGCAGGCCTATGGCTACGGCACCCAGGGTGTGCCCCCAGGAATGCAgacctgcagctgcagtgcccagggtgTGCCACCAGGAATGCAGACCTGTGGATGCAGTGCCCAGGATGTGCCACCAGGAATGCacacctgcagctgcagtgcccaggatGTGCCACCAGGAACACAGGTCTGTGACCTCAGCAGCCAAGATGTGCCACCAGGAATACACACTTGTGGATGCAGCAGCCAAGAGGTGCCACCAGGAACACACACCTGTGGATGCAGCAGCCAAGAGGTGCCACCAGGAACACACACCTGTGACTGCAGCAGCCAAGAGATGCCACCAGGAACAGACacctgtgacagcagcacccaggATGTGCCACCAGGAACGGAGGACAGTGGCTGCAGCACTCAGGATATGGCACCTCCAGCTCAGACTGACAGCAGTGACACTCCAAATCAGGAACCACTTTACCAAAGTTTAGATGATATGCTCTCTTATTACAGACAAGTGACTTGA
- the CCDC174 gene encoding coiled-coil domain-containing protein 174 isoform X2 codes for MDRRKKPLDVAASSLVDLKAELFRKQEEFKKEKLLKDAGVFAKPRTSNKKPSIWTKQNTGVVNRAAKDVEQKAEEQDILDKSRKKLEEKAKLYEKMTKGDFPDEETEDLYLVDFTQKIIDKQHEVQELQQSEAAGRTSERDTDEEETQPEADIPPPEDPDEEWVDYVDFLGRSRRCMKKDLPSLLKMDQELQGKRQEPDGNTLLSEDMRRELQRQQWEKEEEEALRKPMGPIHYEDIRENEARQLGVGYFAFSRDQELRHKQRATLDMLREQTLDQRNKREQLKEKRKAALDARLSKLRARKIKKLREAGLEEEAEKLENGEVKGAAEEPEPPRVTAASRKVEVIIQERRDTKPGVPYVREWDKGKELMFGQWEKKQEELRDERDPEFAPPSDYFLGQKKDDYLRSRNLNSSETSSEKLETERAQNPQRPSVPGGSGSSTGDVPLSPQPSNSSIPVEPGSAEPSGRDTQGVSSAEDDSSDDEDVPPPAQAFGFGARGVPPPLRGYGYSARAVPPPMPAYSYGTAQVPFPVQAYGYGAPAMVPPMHGYGYGTPDVPFAMQAYGYGTQGVPPGMQTCSCSAQGVPPGMQTCGCSAQDVPPGMHTCSCSAQDVPPGTQVCDLSSQDVPPGIHTCGCSSQEVPPGTHTCDCSSQEMPPGTDTCDSSTQDVPPGTEDSGCSTQDMAPPAQTDSSDTPNQEPLYQSLDDMLSYYRQVT; via the exons AAACCAAGTATCTGGACCAAGCAGAACACGGGAGTTGTAAATCGAGCTGCGAAAGATGTTGAGCAGAAGGCAGAAGAGCAGGATATATTGGATAAATCAAG gaagaagcttgaagagaaagcaaagctgTATGAGAAAATGACAAAAGGGGACTTCCCAG ATGAAGAAACTGAGGATTTGTACCTGGTGGATTTCACTCAGAAGATCATAGACAAACAGCACGAAGTACAGGAGCTACAGCAGAGTGAAGCTGCTGGGAGGACTTCAGAAAGAGACACAGATGAGGAGGAAACTCAGCCTGAAGCAGACATTCCACCACCAGAGGACCCGGATGAGGAATG GGTTGATTATGTTGATTTCTTGGGCCGATCTAGACGCTGCATGAAGAAGGATTTACCAAGTTTACTTAAAATGGATCAGGAACTTCAAGGGAAAAG acAAGAACCTGATGGGAATACTCTGTTATCTGAAGACATGAGAAGAGAACttcagaggcagcagtgggaaaaggaagaggaagaagccCTCAGAAAACCCATGGGACCCATACATTATGAGGACATTCGAGAAAATG AGGCCAGGCAGCTCGGTGTTGGTTACTTTGCCTTTTCTCGGGACCAAGAGCTCAGGCATAAACAACGGGCAACCCTGGATATGCTGAGGGAGCAG ACACTTGATCAGAGAAATAAACGTGAGCAGctgaaagagaagaggaaagcagctctaGATGCAAGGCTGTCCAAACTCCGAGCACGGAAGATTAAAAAGTTAAGGGAAGCTGGATTAgaggaagaggcagaaaaacTGGAGAATGGAG AGGTGAAAGGTGCTGCTGAGGAACCAGAACCTCCAAGAGTTACTGCAGCAAGTAGGAAGGTGGAGGTCATCATCCAGGAGAGGAGAGACACAAAGCCTGGAGTGCCTTATGTCCGAGAGTGGGATAAAGGCAAAG AGCTGATGTTTGGACAAtgggaaaagaaacaggaagaaCTTAGAGATGAGCGAGACCCAGAATTTGCACCACCTTCTGATTACTTTTTGGGACAAAAGAAAGATGATTATCTCCGAAGTCGGAATTTGAACAGTTCTGAAACCTCCTCTGAAAAACTGGAAACAGAGAGAGCACAAAACCCACAGAGGCCATCGGTGCCAgggggcagtggcagcagcactggagatGTGCCACTGTCACCACAGCCTTCCAACAGCAGCATTCCAGTTGAGCCaggctcagcagagcccagtgGCCGTGACACTCAGGGCGTGTCATCAGCAGAGGATGACAGCAGCGATGACGAGGACGTGCCACCACCAGCACAGGCTTTTGGCTTCGGTGCCCGAGGTGTGCCACCCCCACTGCGGGGTTACGGCTACAGTgcccgggctgtgcccccaCCCATGCCAGCCTACAGCTATGGCACTGCCCAGGTGCCCTTCCCAGTGCAGGCCTATGGCTATGGGGCACCAGCAATGGTGCCACCAATGCATGGGTACGGCTATGGCACTCCTGACGTGCCCTTTGCAATGCAGGCCTATGGCTACGGCACCCAGGGTGTGCCCCCAGGAATGCAgacctgcagctgcagtgcccagggtgTGCCACCAGGAATGCAGACCTGTGGATGCAGTGCCCAGGATGTGCCACCAGGAATGCacacctgcagctgcagtgcccaggatGTGCCACCAGGAACACAGGTCTGTGACCTCAGCAGCCAAGATGTGCCACCAGGAATACACACTTGTGGATGCAGCAGCCAAGAGGTGCCACCAGGAACACACAC CTGTGACTGCAGCAGCCAAGAGATGCCACCAGGAACAGACacctgtgacagcagcacccaggATGTGCCACCAGGAACGGAGGACAGTGGCTGCAGCACTCAGGATATGGCACCTCCAGCTCAGACTGACAGCAGTGACACTCCAAATCAGGAACCACTTTACCAAAGTTTAGATGATATGCTCTCTTATTACAGACAAGTGACTTGA
- the CCDC174 gene encoding coiled-coil domain-containing protein 174 isoform X3, producing the protein MTKGDFPDEETEDLYLVDFTQKIIDKQHEVQELQQSEAAGRTSERDTDEEETQPEADIPPPEDPDEEWVDYVDFLGRSRRCMKKDLPSLLKMDQELQGKRQEPDGNTLLSEDMRRELQRQQWEKEEEEALRKPMGPIHYEDIRENEARQLGVGYFAFSRDQELRHKQRATLDMLREQTLDQRNKREQLKEKRKAALDARLSKLRARKIKKLREAGLEEEAEKLENGEVKGAAEEPEPPRVTAASRKVEVIIQERRDTKPGVPYVREWDKGKELMFGQWEKKQEELRDERDPEFAPPSDYFLGQKKDDYLRSRNLNSSETSSEKLETERAQNPQRPSVPGGSGSSTGDVPLSPQPSNSSIPVEPGSAEPSGRDTQGVSSAEDDSSDDEDVPPPAQAFGFGARGVPPPLRGYGYSARAVPPPMPAYSYGTAQVPFPVQAYGYGAPAMVPPMHGYGYGTPDVPFAMQAYGYGTQGVPPGMQTCSCSAQGVPPGMQTCGCSAQDVPPGMHTCSCSAQDVPPGTQVCDLSSQDVPPGIHTCGCSSQEVPPGTHTCGCSSQEVPPGTHTCDCSSQEMPPGTDTCDSSTQDVPPGTEDSGCSTQDMAPPAQTDSSDTPNQEPLYQSLDDMLSYYRQVT; encoded by the exons ATGACAAAAGGGGACTTCCCAG ATGAAGAAACTGAGGATTTGTACCTGGTGGATTTCACTCAGAAGATCATAGACAAACAGCACGAAGTACAGGAGCTACAGCAGAGTGAAGCTGCTGGGAGGACTTCAGAAAGAGACACAGATGAGGAGGAAACTCAGCCTGAAGCAGACATTCCACCACCAGAGGACCCGGATGAGGAATG GGTTGATTATGTTGATTTCTTGGGCCGATCTAGACGCTGCATGAAGAAGGATTTACCAAGTTTACTTAAAATGGATCAGGAACTTCAAGGGAAAAG acAAGAACCTGATGGGAATACTCTGTTATCTGAAGACATGAGAAGAGAACttcagaggcagcagtgggaaaaggaagaggaagaagccCTCAGAAAACCCATGGGACCCATACATTATGAGGACATTCGAGAAAATG AGGCCAGGCAGCTCGGTGTTGGTTACTTTGCCTTTTCTCGGGACCAAGAGCTCAGGCATAAACAACGGGCAACCCTGGATATGCTGAGGGAGCAG ACACTTGATCAGAGAAATAAACGTGAGCAGctgaaagagaagaggaaagcagctctaGATGCAAGGCTGTCCAAACTCCGAGCACGGAAGATTAAAAAGTTAAGGGAAGCTGGATTAgaggaagaggcagaaaaacTGGAGAATGGAG AGGTGAAAGGTGCTGCTGAGGAACCAGAACCTCCAAGAGTTACTGCAGCAAGTAGGAAGGTGGAGGTCATCATCCAGGAGAGGAGAGACACAAAGCCTGGAGTGCCTTATGTCCGAGAGTGGGATAAAGGCAAAG AGCTGATGTTTGGACAAtgggaaaagaaacaggaagaaCTTAGAGATGAGCGAGACCCAGAATTTGCACCACCTTCTGATTACTTTTTGGGACAAAAGAAAGATGATTATCTCCGAAGTCGGAATTTGAACAGTTCTGAAACCTCCTCTGAAAAACTGGAAACAGAGAGAGCACAAAACCCACAGAGGCCATCGGTGCCAgggggcagtggcagcagcactggagatGTGCCACTGTCACCACAGCCTTCCAACAGCAGCATTCCAGTTGAGCCaggctcagcagagcccagtgGCCGTGACACTCAGGGCGTGTCATCAGCAGAGGATGACAGCAGCGATGACGAGGACGTGCCACCACCAGCACAGGCTTTTGGCTTCGGTGCCCGAGGTGTGCCACCCCCACTGCGGGGTTACGGCTACAGTgcccgggctgtgcccccaCCCATGCCAGCCTACAGCTATGGCACTGCCCAGGTGCCCTTCCCAGTGCAGGCCTATGGCTATGGGGCACCAGCAATGGTGCCACCAATGCATGGGTACGGCTATGGCACTCCTGACGTGCCCTTTGCAATGCAGGCCTATGGCTACGGCACCCAGGGTGTGCCCCCAGGAATGCAgacctgcagctgcagtgcccagggtgTGCCACCAGGAATGCAGACCTGTGGATGCAGTGCCCAGGATGTGCCACCAGGAATGCacacctgcagctgcagtgcccaggatGTGCCACCAGGAACACAGGTCTGTGACCTCAGCAGCCAAGATGTGCCACCAGGAATACACACTTGTGGATGCAGCAGCCAAGAGGTGCCACCAGGAACACACACCTGTGGATGCAGCAGCCAAGAGGTGCCACCAGGAACACACACCTGTGACTGCAGCAGCCAAGAGATGCCACCAGGAACAGACacctgtgacagcagcacccaggATGTGCCACCAGGAACGGAGGACAGTGGCTGCAGCACTCAGGATATGGCACCTCCAGCTCAGACTGACAGCAGTGACACTCCAAATCAGGAACCACTTTACCAAAGTTTAGATGATATGCTCTCTTATTACAGACAAGTGACTTGA